The proteins below are encoded in one region of Ascochyta rabiei chromosome 9, complete sequence:
- a CDS encoding Guanine nucleotide exchange factor for Cdc42p, variant 2 — MELYNALCPRTLLVIPNAKADEKSQKKHEKMATYKFIQACVNELGISQEGCFILSDLYGDDTTGFVKVTNVVNRVLDSLVRMGKIDPAAVDISDSASVTSSIKRSQREYIIDELVKTERTYVQHLELLQEFKKLVEEKGIISGDQVHDIFLNLNALLDFQRRFLIRVEQTNALPASEQNWGNLFVLYKDAFKVYEPYIANQKKCEQIAMREFDKLKETGGTPEMRQMVESPTLLTSFLLKPFQRLTKYPLLLSQLHKNGDLDEQRKEDLTKGIEAASSVLAGTNDAIAREERVEAVEELKTLVEDWKGHRIEGFGDLLLYGQFTVLKGDSMSSKNEERDYKIYLFEMILLCCKEINVNKPKNKMSTRSLVTKDGKPKLQLKGRIFMQNVTETISLQKPGSYTCQIFWKGDPGIENFIIRFTSEETMKKWAAQVDAQRRVWKDQARSSASTVNAKPSDTNFTYMAGLNVENPYAQQEEEDDDDDEPPASGYPRDSFGIMQNSSNGSPRSRSTTGESGPPMDGTDPRVPPPRFPMGYSGSAQAPLTLRTQQLQNSGAIESHFSPVVETPMSSYSNARTSSSSAGTFPFPRQTPPNVYSNEENNRYTAPAPSRGHGREPSGQYAAARAQRPSLPANARPSGPVPDVPPFPTHYAYNAAIVNRSQSNSPSGLPPRAGTQSPAIQRDRLIQQRTAAELSTMADYPGGPARRDPNLAPMSRTMTPASSFERTMTPASVDSRNMSPPLISEHSNIPSQLKVKVHCPSAGSSMVLVVSTNISYQSLKDRIDAKLQRSTAVSLASGQVKLKYLDSEGTYVSIQCDDDVLEAFENWQEQQRDLNPGGGQLGEIELFCQR, encoded by the exons ATGGAGCTGTACAACGCCCTGTGCCCCCGCACCCTGCTCGTCATACCCAACGCAAAGGCCGACGAGAAGAGCCAGAAGAAGCACGAGAAGATGGCCACGTACAAGTTCATCCAGGCCTGCGTCAACGAGCTGGGCATCTCTCAGGAGGGCTGCTTCATCCTGAGCGACCTGTACGGCGACGACACCACGGGCTTCGTCAAG GTCACCAACGTAGTCAACCGCGTCCTCGACTCCCTCGTCCGGATGGGCAAGATCGACCCTGCCGCCGTCGACATCTCCGACAGCGCCTCCGTCACCTCCTCCATCAAGCGCTCCCAGCGAGAATACATCATCGACGAGCTGGTCAAGACCGAGCGCACATACGTCCAGCATCTCGAGCTGCTGCAGGAGTTCAAGAAGCTCGTAGAAGAAAAGGGCATCATCAGCGGCGACCAGGTCCACGATATCTTCCTCAATTTAAACGCGCTCCTCGACTTCCAGCGCCGCTTCCTCATCCGAGTGGAACAGACGAATGCGCTGCCCGCCTCCGAGCAGAACTGGGGAAACCTGTTTGTGCTGTACAAGGATGCCTTCAAAGTCTACGAGCCGTATATTGCAAACCAGAAGAAATGCGAGCAGATTGCCATGCGCGAGTTCGACAAACTAAAAGAGACCGGCGGAACCCCCGAGATGCGCCAGATGGTCGAATCTCCCACACTACTCACCTCATTCCTGCTGAAGCCCTTCCAACGATTGACAAAATACCCACTGCTTCTCTCC CAACTGCACAAGAACGGCGACCTTGACGAGCAAAGAAAAGAGGATCTCACAAAAGGTATCGAAGCAGCCTCCTCCGTTCTCGCTGGCACAAACGATGCCATTGCACGCGAAGAACGTGTCGAGGCTGTCGAGGAGCTCAAGACCCTCGTGGAGGACTGGAAAGGTCACCGCATTGAGGGCTTCGGTGATCTGCTCCTCTATGGTCAATTCACCGTACTCAAAGGCGACAGCATGAGCTCGAAGAACGAAGAGCGCGAT TACAAAATCTACCTTTTCGAGATGATACTGCTCTGCTGCAAGGAGATCAACGTCAACAAGCCTAAAAACAAAATGTCCACCAGATCCCTAGTCACCAAGGACGGAAAGCCAAAGCTACAGCTCAAAGGCCGTATCTTCATGCAGAACGTCACCGAGACCATTTCGTTACAAAAGCCAGGCTCTTACACTTGCCAGATCTTCTGGAAAGGCGACCCAGGGATCGAGAACTTCATTATCCGTTTCACGTCCGAAGAGACGATGAAGAAATGGGCTGCTCAGGTGGACGCACAGAGGCGGGTATGGAAGGACCAAGCACGTTCCAGCGCCAGCACAGTCAACGCCAAACCCTCGGATACCAACTTCACCTACATGGCCGGCTTGAACGTCGAGAACCCCTACGCGCAGcaggaggaagaggacgacgacgacgacgaaccTCCCGCTTCTGGGTACCCACGGGATAGTTTTGGGATCATGCAAAATAGCTCCAACGGCTCTCCACGGTCACGATCGACAACTGGCGAAAGTGGGCCGCCGATGGACGGGACGGATCCCAGGGTACCTCCTCCGCGTTTTCCCATGGGTTATTCGGGTTCCGCTCAGGCGCCACTGACGTTGCGCACACAGCAGCTGCAGAACTCAGGGGCGATCGAGTCTCATTTCTCTCCAGTTGTCGAAACACCGATGTCGTCCTACTCCAATGCGCGAACGAGTTCATCGTCTGCAGGTACCTTCCCGTTTCCCCGACAGACACCGCCAAACGTATATTCCAACGAGGAGAACAACCGTTACACCGCCCCTGCGCCATCTCGCGGTCACGGTCGTGAGCCATCTGGTCAATATGCCGCCGCACGCGCCCAAAGGCCGTCGTTGCCAGCCAATGCCA GACCAAGCGGGCCCGTGCCAGACGTACCACCCTTCCCAACACACTATGCTTACAATGCTGCCATCGTAAATCGCAGCCAGAGCAACTCACCAAGTGGCCTGCCCCCGAGAGCAGGCACCCAATCACCCGCGATCCAACGAGATCGCCTCATTCAGCAACGCACAGCTGCAGAGCTCTCCACCATGGCCGATTACCCCGGTGGGCCAGCTCGTCGCGATCCGAACCTTGCGCCCATGTCGCGCACTATGACGCCTGCATCGTCGTTTGAGCGAACAATGACACCGGCTTCGGTGGATTCTCGAAATATGTCACCACCGCTGATATCAGAGCACTCCAACATTCCAAGTCAGCTCAAGGTGAAAGTACACTGTCCATCAGCAGGTAGCTCCATGGTATTGGTCGTGAGCACCAACATCAGCTACCAGTCTCTCAAGGACCGCATCGACGCCAAACTCCAGCGATCGACAGCAGTATCGTTGGCTTCCGGCCAGGTCAAGCTGAAGTACCTCGACAGCGAAGGTACTTATGTCAGCATACAATGCGACGACGACGTTCTGGAAGCCTTTGAGAATTGGCAAGAGCAGCAAAGAGATCTCAACCCGGGCGGAGGGCAGCTGGGCGAGATTGAGCTTTTCTGCCAACGATGA
- a CDS encoding Acetylxylan esterase, translated as MSSIIRNVLALSAVAAVAVAQDPAPKLDAPCADAVIFMARGNEAPYHDFRTFPFVEATCSKLRAEGKTCDYIEIVFPYGGDYCKQIGEGVRNGLSQITAFNKKCPCTHLILNGYSQGAWIAGDVLAGPGGCSQITTGLDPTSAPGNAIAAALLWGDVMHVANEPYNVLDGSDLQKDGRHADSLARLNRYAPVLRSYCAKGDPICANGDDVQKHLSYFELYSDDASTWAVGKLNDAAPLCAAPTPTPSASSTVVASSVGIAAVASSSAAASSSVAASSSVAASSSVAASTSVAASSSVAASSSVAASTSVAASTSVAASSSVAASSSVAASSSVAASSSVAASSSVAASSSVAASTSVAASTSVAASSIVAALPAYPTSPVYVASFTAPQPYEAMCVPRIKIEYVYA; from the exons ATGTCTTCCATCATCCGCAACGTTCTCGCGCTCAGCGCTGTcgccgccgtcgccgtcgctcAAGACCCAGCCCCCAAGCTCGACGCTCCCTGCGCCGATGCCGTTATCTTCATGGCCCGCGGTAACGAAGCGCCGTACCATGACTTCCGTACATTCCCCTTCGTCGAGGCTACGTGCAGCAAACTAAGGGCTGAGGGCAAGACGTGCGACTACATTGAGATTGTGTTCCCGTATGGCGGCGACTATTGCAAACAGATTGGCGAGGGAGTCCGCAACGGTCTATCCCAGATCACTGCTTTCAACAAGAAGTGCCCTTGCACGCACCTCATCCTCAATGGCTATTCTCAGGGTGCCTGGATTGCCGGAGATGTCCTTGCTGGACCTGGTGGATGCTCCCAAATCACCACCGGTCTGGACCCTACCTCGGCTCCTGGTAATGCTA TTGCTGCTGCTCTCCTCTGGGGCGATGTCATGCATGTGGCTAACGAGCCATACAACGTTCTTGACGGCTCTGATCTACAGAAGGACGGTCGCCACGCCGACTCTCTTGCGCGCCTGAACCGCTACGCACCCGTTCTGCGCTCTTACTGCGCTAAGGGAGACCCGATCTGCGCCAACGGCGATGACGTCCAGAAGCACTTGAGCTACTTTGAGCTGTACTCCGACGACGCCTCGACCTGGGCCGTTGGAAAGCTCAATGACGCCGCCCCTCTATGTGCCGCTCCCACACCTACGCCCAGCGCTTCTTCTACTGTCGTCGCCTCGTCTGTTGGCATTGCCGCTGTTGCATCTTCAAGCGCTGCTGCTTCCTCCAGTGTTGCTGCCTCCTCCAGTGTTGCTGCTTCCTCCAGTGTTGCTGCTTCCACCAGTGTTGCTGCCTCCTCCAGTGTTGCTGCTTCCTCCAGTGTTGCTGCTTCCACCAGTGTTGCTGCCTCCACCAGTGTTGCTGCCTCCTCCAGTGTTGCTGCTTCCTCCAGTGTTGCTGCTTCCTCCAGTGTTGCTGCTTCCTCCAGTGTTGCTGCTTCCTCCAGTGTTGCTGCTTCCTCCAGTGTTGCTGCTTCCACCAGTGTTGCTGCTTCCACCAGTGTTGCTGCTTCCTCCATTGTCGCCGCTCTTCCCGCTTACCCTACATCTCCAGTTTACGTTGCCTCCTTCACTGCTCCACAGCCATACGAGGCTATGTGCGTTCCCCGTATCAAGATTGAATATGTCTACGCTTAA
- a CDS encoding Guanine nucleotide exchange factor for Cdc42p, whose product MELYNALCPRTLLVIPNAKADEKSQKKHEKMATYKFIQACVNELGISQEGCFILSDLYGDDTTGFVKVTNVVNRVLDSLVRMGKIDPAAVDISDSASVTSSIKRSQREYIIDELVKTERTYVQHLELLQEFKKLVEEKGIISGDQVHDIFLNLNALLDFQRRFLIRVEQTNALPASEQNWGNLFVLYKDAFKVYEPYIANQKKCEQIAMREFDKLKETGGTPEMRQMVESPTLLTSFLLKPFQRLTKYPLLLSQLHKNGDLDEQRKEDLTKGIEAASSVLAGTNDAIAREERVEAVEELKTLVEDWKGHRIEGFGDLLLYGQFTVLKGDSMSSKNEERDYKIYLFEMILLCCKEINVNKPKNKMSTRSLVTKDGKPKLQLKGRIFMQNVTETISLQKPGSYTCQIFWKGDPGIENFIIRFTSEETMKKWAAQVDAQRRVWKDQARSSASTVNAKPSDTNFTYMAGLNVENPYAQQEEEDDDDDEPPASGYPRDSFGIMQNSSNGSPRSRSTTGESGPPMDGTDPRVPPPRFPMGYSGSAQAPLTLRTQQLQNSGAIESHFSPVVETPMSSYSNARTSSSSAGTFPFPRQTPPNVYSNEENNRYTAPAPSRGHGREPSGQYAAARAQRPSLPANASMSSQGPRLRAASSPDIHNGNVPRKGPSGPVPDVPPFPTHYAYNAAIVNRSQSNSPSGLPPRAGTQSPAIQRDRLIQQRTAAELSTMADYPGGPARRDPNLAPMSRTMTPASSFERTMTPASVDSRNMSPPLISEHSNIPSQLKVKVHCPSAGSSMVLVVSTNISYQSLKDRIDAKLQRSTAVSLASGQVKLKYLDSEGTYVSIQCDDDVLEAFENWQEQQRDLNPGGGQLGEIELFCQR is encoded by the exons ATGGAGCTGTACAACGCCCTGTGCCCCCGCACCCTGCTCGTCATACCCAACGCAAAGGCCGACGAGAAGAGCCAGAAGAAGCACGAGAAGATGGCCACGTACAAGTTCATCCAGGCCTGCGTCAACGAGCTGGGCATCTCTCAGGAGGGCTGCTTCATCCTGAGCGACCTGTACGGCGACGACACCACGGGCTTCGTCAAG GTCACCAACGTAGTCAACCGCGTCCTCGACTCCCTCGTCCGGATGGGCAAGATCGACCCTGCCGCCGTCGACATCTCCGACAGCGCCTCCGTCACCTCCTCCATCAAGCGCTCCCAGCGAGAATACATCATCGACGAGCTGGTCAAGACCGAGCGCACATACGTCCAGCATCTCGAGCTGCTGCAGGAGTTCAAGAAGCTCGTAGAAGAAAAGGGCATCATCAGCGGCGACCAGGTCCACGATATCTTCCTCAATTTAAACGCGCTCCTCGACTTCCAGCGCCGCTTCCTCATCCGAGTGGAACAGACGAATGCGCTGCCCGCCTCCGAGCAGAACTGGGGAAACCTGTTTGTGCTGTACAAGGATGCCTTCAAAGTCTACGAGCCGTATATTGCAAACCAGAAGAAATGCGAGCAGATTGCCATGCGCGAGTTCGACAAACTAAAAGAGACCGGCGGAACCCCCGAGATGCGCCAGATGGTCGAATCTCCCACACTACTCACCTCATTCCTGCTGAAGCCCTTCCAACGATTGACAAAATACCCACTGCTTCTCTCC CAACTGCACAAGAACGGCGACCTTGACGAGCAAAGAAAAGAGGATCTCACAAAAGGTATCGAAGCAGCCTCCTCCGTTCTCGCTGGCACAAACGATGCCATTGCACGCGAAGAACGTGTCGAGGCTGTCGAGGAGCTCAAGACCCTCGTGGAGGACTGGAAAGGTCACCGCATTGAGGGCTTCGGTGATCTGCTCCTCTATGGTCAATTCACCGTACTCAAAGGCGACAGCATGAGCTCGAAGAACGAAGAGCGCGAT TACAAAATCTACCTTTTCGAGATGATACTGCTCTGCTGCAAGGAGATCAACGTCAACAAGCCTAAAAACAAAATGTCCACCAGATCCCTAGTCACCAAGGACGGAAAGCCAAAGCTACAGCTCAAAGGCCGTATCTTCATGCAGAACGTCACCGAGACCATTTCGTTACAAAAGCCAGGCTCTTACACTTGCCAGATCTTCTGGAAAGGCGACCCAGGGATCGAGAACTTCATTATCCGTTTCACGTCCGAAGAGACGATGAAGAAATGGGCTGCTCAGGTGGACGCACAGAGGCGGGTATGGAAGGACCAAGCACGTTCCAGCGCCAGCACAGTCAACGCCAAACCCTCGGATACCAACTTCACCTACATGGCCGGCTTGAACGTCGAGAACCCCTACGCGCAGcaggaggaagaggacgacgacgacgacgaaccTCCCGCTTCTGGGTACCCACGGGATAGTTTTGGGATCATGCAAAATAGCTCCAACGGCTCTCCACGGTCACGATCGACAACTGGCGAAAGTGGGCCGCCGATGGACGGGACGGATCCCAGGGTACCTCCTCCGCGTTTTCCCATGGGTTATTCGGGTTCCGCTCAGGCGCCACTGACGTTGCGCACACAGCAGCTGCAGAACTCAGGGGCGATCGAGTCTCATTTCTCTCCAGTTGTCGAAACACCGATGTCGTCCTACTCCAATGCGCGAACGAGTTCATCGTCTGCAGGTACCTTCCCGTTTCCCCGACAGACACCGCCAAACGTATATTCCAACGAGGAGAACAACCGTTACACCGCCCCTGCGCCATCTCGCGGTCACGGTCGTGAGCCATCTGGTCAATATGCCGCCGCACGCGCCCAAAGGCCGTCGTTGCCAGCCAATGCCAGTATGTCATCTCAAGGTCCACGTCTTCGGGCAGCCAGTAGCCCCGATATTCATAATGGTAACGTGCCGCGTAAAGGACCAAGCGGGCCCGTGCCAGACGTACCACCCTTCCCAACACACTATGCTTACAATGCTGCCATCGTAAATCGCAGCCAGAGCAACTCACCAAGTGGCCTGCCCCCGAGAGCAGGCACCCAATCACCCGCGATCCAACGAGATCGCCTCATTCAGCAACGCACAGCTGCAGAGCTCTCCACCATGGCCGATTACCCCGGTGGGCCAGCTCGTCGCGATCCGAACCTTGCGCCCATGTCGCGCACTATGACGCCTGCATCGTCGTTTGAGCGAACAATGACACCGGCTTCGGTGGATTCTCGAAATATGTCACCACCGCTGATATCAGAGCACTCCAACATTCCAAGTCAGCTCAAGGTGAAAGTACACTGTCCATCAGCAGGTAGCTCCATGGTATTGGTCGTGAGCACCAACATCAGCTACCAGTCTCTCAAGGACCGCATCGACGCCAAACTCCAGCGATCGACAGCAGTATCGTTGGCTTCCGGCCAGGTCAAGCTGAAGTACCTCGACAGCGAAGGTACTTATGTCAGCATACAATGCGACGACGACGTTCTGGAAGCCTTTGAGAATTGGCAAGAGCAGCAAAGAGATCTCAACCCGGGCGGAGGGCAGCTGGGCGAGATTGAGCTTTTCTGCCAACGATGA